From Carassius gibelio isolate Cgi1373 ecotype wild population from Czech Republic chromosome B23, carGib1.2-hapl.c, whole genome shotgun sequence, the proteins below share one genomic window:
- the sp5l gene encoding sp5 transcription factor-like — translation MAALTLSRADNFLHNFLQDRTPSSSPESGPNTLSFLATTCSQAWQEGSQLPYEGPVGSTSSMFQLWSNDMAQNSSLSAHQMTFTVPKMQFPSHMQPTLGSHSHHHHHHHHHHHELPLTPPAEPPSAYSFDLSPVKMLSSQAQGNVPYYTQHNAVGQNFPSFLQNASGRPHLPGGHVEDGQQWWSLPQSNSAHSGHPFSLGRQLVLGHQPQIAALMQGTSKGLLSSTRRCRRCKCPNCQSTGNGGAALEFGKKRLHICHIPDCGKVYKKTSHLKAHLRWHAGERPFICNWLFCGKSFTRSDELQRHLRTHTGEKRFGCQQCGKRFMRSDHLSKHVKTHQSRKSRSSQPSQSGTDALLSNIKRE, via the exons ATGGCTGCATTAACCTTATCCAGAGCGGACAATTTCCTGCACAATTTCTTACAG GATCGTACTCCCAGCTCCTCTCCAGAAAGCGGTCCTAACACCCTTTCCTTTTTGGCCACCACATGCAGTCAGGCTTGGCAGGAAGGGTCTCAACTCCCTTACGAGGGGCCGGTGGGCTCCACTTCCAGCATGTTTCAGCTCTGGAGCAATGACATGGCCCAAAACTCCAGCTTGAGTGCCCACCAGATGACCTTCACTGTGCCCAAAATGCAGTTTCCCAGCCACATGCAGCCCACCCTGGGCTCGCACtcccatcatcaccatcatcaccaccatcaccacCATGAACTCCCCCTCACTCCTCCAGCCGAGCCTCCGTCCGCGTACTCATTTGATCTGTCTCCAGTAAAGATGCTCTCCTCCCAAGCGCAGGGGAATGTGCCGTATTACACGCAGCACAACGCTGTGGGTCAGAACTTTCCTAGCTTCCTTCAGAATGCTTCAGGAAGACCTCACCTGCCAGGTGGACATGTTGAGGATGGCCAGCAGTGGTGGAGTCTCCCTCAGAGTAACAGCGCACACTCCGGGCACCCCTTCTCTCTGGGACGCCAGCTGGTTTTGGGACACCAGCCTCAAATCGCTGCTCTTATGCAAGGAACCTCAAAAGGTCTGTTGAGCTCAACTCGCCGTTGCCGCAGGTGCAAATGCCCCAACTGCCAGTCCACGGGAAACGGAGGTGCTGCTCTGGAGTTTGGGAAGAAAAGACTACATATCTGTCACATCCCAGATTGCGGCAAAGTCTACAAAAAAACCTCTCACCTGAAGGCACACCTGCGCTGGCATGCCGGCGAGCGGCCCTTCATCTGCAACTGGCTCTTCTGCGGAAAGAGCTTCACTCGCTCTGATGAGCTGCAGAGGCATCTTCGCACGCACACCGGGGAGAAGCGTTTCGGCTGTCAGCAGTGTGGGAAAAGGTTTATGCGGAGCGATCACCTCTCCAAGCATGTGAAGACCCACCAGAGCAGGAAGAGCCGGTCCAGTCAGCCTTCTCAAAGTGGGACTGATGCACTGCTAAGTAACATTAAGAGAGAGTAA